In Glycine soja cultivar W05 chromosome 10, ASM419377v2, whole genome shotgun sequence, the genomic stretch aagaaaaagaaactaGAACTAAACACTAATTAACCTGTAGTAATAAACTACTACTGTCTCACTTAAGGTTTTGTTAGGTTGATTATTGCTCAAAAAATTTTCGCCCATTacttttcttccatgtttttgGTAATAATTAGATTATTACACCGTTTTTAGGAGTTATGCTttgtgtgtgtctatatatatatatatatatatatatatatatatatatatatatatataaatgttaacgagacaaaaatatatgaatgaaatttttaattctatttaaatgtatttttttggtttcaaaataaataatatttaactttttaatctaatcaaattttttttactataatattCTTAACAAGTGTTACTTTAGTTTTTCAATGTAAGTTAATTATAAgattagttttattaaaaattattatcttttatttatttattaacttttttatcaGTATAAAATAATCCAAGAAGACATTTATGTCAAAATGAGtattgattattaaatattttataatttatgtgtTTAAAAACAACAACGATATATATACCCCGGTTCACTTGGTATTTACAAATAGACTTACATATATTGCTGTagatgttattaattttatataattacacACATTTACACTCAGATGCTTGTAATAACATACGTTCAAAAgtcaataaacaaataaattagtcTTTCAATCCTGTGAATCACGCCTGATATTATTGTAGTTCTAAAATAAGTTAtcgttcaattttttatattaggataatttgttttattgaaTTGAGTCCAATAgatttacttttttatcttcttttatatatttgaattgtttattttaatgtcttgttttatgttagttacatgtgtatataaatatatggtAAAGtgcttatataattatttaaaaatatttactttgaaATTCATGATGGAGTCTGGATGTGTGTTAGCCCTATATATAGATTTAGctgtatatttattaatttatattaatatttagtgtttataatattataatgttaTTATAGTATAAAAGTTATGGAAATATATAAGTGGatcaaatgatatttttgtcaTGTGTATGTGGTCTAAGTCTGTGTCTCATTTTTGTCATGTGTATGTGGTCTAAGTCTGTGTGGGCAGGGACTgttaaattaatgtaaaaatatcaTGATTGTCTTGTATGTTTCGTGTTTTTTAAGGATGATgaaaatatagatttttttaaagttttatccATATTTAAAGATTGACCTAAACTCAAAACATTATACAAAAGGTATATTTatagtaagatttttttttatataggtaAACAACTTATCATTAAAATAGATTAATAGGAGAAAAATGATGCTTAAGTTAGGATTGTTGTTGTAGCTATATTactaactaaataatttttgaaaaaaagtttgtgtttaaattatttaataaataggtATGATCTATTTAACTTTGatgtaaatcaatttaattaagccATAAACTTTGTTCCAAGGAATTGATTGAACATTTTCGTCCCTACTTTTTTTAGAGGAATTCGTCCCTACTTTTTTAACCCATGATTAAGTGaactttaatttagttttaaactataatttatgGAATTAATTTTCAAGTAGTAACTTTAACTAGAGTGAAAAAAGTCGGTTAAGGAATCAAATATACCATAATTTTGGcactaattaaaagtatttaggAAGTAGGgagaatattaaatttaacaaatataaattcATCAAGCATAAGTTTGGTATtggaaaaatttaatatatatattcttttgtaTATTAGTTTTGATCAGATAAAACAATATCAatctttaaaagataaaaaaataatgaacttTTCTGTTTTAATATCAAAATGaactaattaaattgattgatattTTATCTTCTGAAATGCAACAAACAAAATTTCCATATTTGAAAAACCTATGATAACCAATCTGAAATCTCGTgggacaaaaataaaacatatagtGCTTTATTTATTAGTGTGCACTGACAATTCAAAGGAATGTACCAAATAGGCCTGCCAAAAACTCTCACACATACAGATTTAAGTTGTACTCTGTTgcttaaagaaagaaagaaaggcaaCGACAGATGACATTGAAAACACTAACAAAAAGTGGAGTACAAAACTAACAACAACGATAGTGACCCTGTCGATGCATGCAGCCTTTAATGACCAGAAACATCAAACAGTAAACCAAGACAATTATAACAACTTGAAtctaaaataacataacaagTAAATCAAATGCTAAGAGGCTAAGATTATCTAacctaaaaaacaattaatattggCAGCCCTAGATTAACAAGAACAGCCATGCATGCAAGCCCCAGAATGATATCAAGGATTATTACAATGTTGAAAGACACCAGCACCACCAACACCACATCCCAAACCACCAGCTCCACCTAAAGTCCCCGCACCACCCGGCACCACCGGTCCTCCTAATCCACCACTTCCACCACccaaaccaccaccaccaccacccaaaccaccaccaccaccacttccTACACTACCAGGCCCACCACCTAAACCTCCCAAACCACCATTTCCACCACCTACACCTCTCATACCACCATTTCCACCACCTAACCCTCCAACTCCACCACCACCTAAACctccaacaccaccaccagTACCACCTAATCCACCTACACCACCCCCAATGCCATGAAAACCACCAAGTCCTGCACCACCACCAATGCCATGGAATCCACCAATCCCTGCGCCACCACCAAGGCCATGGAAGCCACCAATCCCTGCACCACCACCAATGCCACCAAACTTGCCCATCCCTCCaccaacaccaccaccaccaacctTCCCTATCCCTCCACCCATCCCACCACCAAGTGCACCAAATTTTCCAATGCCACCAACTCCACCAAACTTCCCTATCCCCCCTGCACCTCCAATAAAACCACCCACACCAGCAAATCCACCAACCCCACCAACCAAAAAGTGCTTCTTGTCACCAACACCGTTGCTTCTTGGGGAATCTGCATGTGGTACTGCAGTTGCCTTTGGCACACCCAGGGTTTGTTCTTCTTCACCAGCCTTTGGCACATCACGTGCACTTGCACTTGCATGCACTGTCActaacacaaacaacacaagcAAGGTACCCCATTTTCccatctctttctctctctcactctcactcaatcactcacacacacacacactgagcTTAATTTTCTGTAACGAAGAAACGTGTTGAGGTGGAGGACATGCATGCAAAACGGGTGTCTTATACACGAAAAAAAGTAAGAAGACGGTTGAGAGCAATAAAAGATCACGAGTGAAAATAGTTATGGCTTGTGAGGTCTCGAGAATTGAGAATCTTTAATATTTAGGTATCAGTAGGTTAGGTAGAatcaaaagaagagaaaatttaaGAAAGTCATGTGCCATGTCGTCGCTCGCAGTAATTGCCAACAAAATGactaattgaaaaaagaagataTTGTCAAGTCAACCAATGCTATGAACGGAGCCAGGGTGTAACCCTCCCATGCATCCACTATATTACTCGGTGAGATTTTAGAAATTAGATGCAACATGTTTTGATAATAGGTTTAAGTCAGGGCAGAGATGCAAAAATTCGGGTTgaggagaaaaaaaacataaagatataaaatttttcgcatgtataaaatataaaaaaaataataaagtgtttatgtctagtttttttattaatacaaaagtaatattatacgaaaaaaaaattagatgaataaaataattttaaattattatctataaacacttcaattttataaacattaaattaatgctcatgtttttttttcaaaactattaaTATTTAAGGGTTTCCAAGTCTCATTAATTATTTCTTCCACGTATATTTCTATTCAGCATGACAGATTTTACAGCTACTTCCACGATAGACATTAAATGAAGGTATTTTAGACTAAATATGTAATATATGAGCagcattcaatattttttaagttataaagTATGCATTAACcttgcctttcaaaaaaaaaatatacattaaccTTAAACATGAATAATTTTGTTCTGGAAGAAGtaacaatttttataaattttaggaaGGTCATCAacacatttttataataatttaagtgCACTTAAAAAAATTGGGCGAGGAACCATGCCCCTATAAGTCCTTCCTTCTCTCCACCTTGATTTAAGTTATGTTTTATGTTGTTTTAGTTTGGTTTAATGtcttactatattttttaaaagaaaatatgtttttaagataattatatattaataataaaaaattattagatgcTACTATAtgttataataatttgtatagcATAATATATATACTACAATCCTACATAAATTCTATATTAAAATGTTATTAGacaattttctaattattaattttttaatagtgcAATTATCTCTGGTAAGATAATTAgattaaactaattatattaagaaaatctAATTCAATTGAGCCTCTATAAATTTTCTAGTATCATATTTAATTCTCActaatataaaaacattaaactaATTATCTTGAGTTACTGATATTACtagtaatttattaatttttctcttttacgtAACTCATATAACTAGCTTTTTCATGAACttctattatttaatatatgttcCTTACTTTCTCATTCTCATGACAATTTCTCTCATCTCAATCAAGCTTGTCGAAATATTTTCCAACATGATAGTAGTAGAACTAGGATATCTATGGTATGTCAATGTTGAAAAACTCTTTATAACGCTAATGTCGatacgttaacatcaatttttcataaaattgatgTGAACGAAAACGCGGTTgcatattcataaataaaaggaATTCACTAACATCAAATTtccaaaaatcaatgttaacaaactgatgttaacaaagtTATGTTGACATTAGTTTttggaaaatcgatgttaactaagtgatattaacattgattttaagaaaaccgatgtcaacatgacttagttaacatcggttttccaaaaaccgatgtcaacataACTTtgttaatattcatttttttcaaaaatcaattttaacgaactcgatttttaaaaatgtcaccCTAATATCCAGTTACTCTTTCCCGCTGCCCTTTCTTCCTGTCTCCATCTCAGTTGCACGTTGTTCCTCTTCATTGTTGCTCTGTGTTCTCGGCTCCATCTCACCTCTGTTGTCGTTGTGTCTCTCGGTCTTACTTTGTCTCACTGCATTGCATCTCGCGCCGTCAAGTACATTATCGTAATGACATTATGAACTATGAAGTTATGTTGAACAACTATAGAATGACATTATGGTTAGGCATTCTTCGTTTGGCACTTGAAGTTAGGCATTCTTCCTTAGGCAGTATGAACTCTGGAGATAGTTTGGCATTATGAACTCTGAAGTTAGGCATTATGGTTAGGCATTCTTGGTTAAGGTAGTTgaagttattaattttgttcatgTTCTTTTGGCAAGTGAAGTTAGGCATACTTGTAGATAGTGTGGCAAGCATAGTGGACCAATTCTTTGTCATTTAGTGAGTTTCTTTGTTCAAGTATGGCTTACTACACATGCATTTCTGGTTACAACTTTCAAGATAAGCTATCTCCTACAGATTTCTGGTTCAATTGAAGATGTTGCCTTAATAGttcttgtagaagcaaagcttcatggtgaatcaaaggtgattcaaaggtgttttgatgataacaatgatgataaaaaaagttgatgacaaaggtgatgacaaaaagcttaaagatcaatcaaagaacaactcaagtgaatcaagaacaattcaagggttcaagattgaatcaagaagaattcaagactcaagaagaaaataaaaatcaagaatcaagattcaaggttcaagatctcaagaatcaagatcaagattcaagactcaagattcaagaatcaagagaaggcttaatcaagataagtataaaaagtttttctcaaaaattgaatagcacatggtttttctcaaaatatgtttaccaaagagtttttactctctggtaatcgattaccagattgttgtaatcgattactagtagcaaaatggatttgaaaaagttttcaagttgaatttacaacgttccaattaatttcaaaaagttgtaatcgattacaatgttttggtaatcgattaccagtgcttttgaacgttgaaattcaaattcaaatgtgaagagtcacatcctttcacacaaaagctttgtgtaattgattacactaatttggtaatcgattaccagtgtttgtttctgaataaatcaaaagatgtaacccttcaaaaggtttttgactttttcaaattggttttaagtttttctaaaagttataactcttctaaatggtcctcttggccagacatgaagagtctataaaagcaaggctttgatttgcttttcaatacttTTTTAGACTTTTACACTTTTACATTcattcaatcaatcctttacaagccttgaatctctttgaacttcttcttcttctttgtaccaaaaagctttctgaagttttatggttttctaaaccttgaaaacttgtgctattcatcttcttcattcccttctccctttgccaaaaagaattcgccaaggactaactgcctgaattctttttgtgtctctcttctcccttttccaaaagaacaaaggactaaccgcctggattcttttgtgtctcccttctcccttgtcaaagaattcaaaacgacacagtctgagaattcttttgattcttccctttccctaatacaaaagtgttcaaaggactaatcgcctgagaattcttttgtatccccattcacaaagtatcaaaggtttaacaacctaagatctttgtcttaacacattggagggtacatcctttgtggtacaagtagagggtacatctacttgggtttgactgagaacaagagagggtacatctcttgtggatcaattctagtagagggtacatccactaggttcaaagataACAAGGGAGGgcacatcccttgtggatctttgcttgtaaaaggatttttacaaggtagaaagaaatctcaaggactgtaggtcgcttgaggactggatgtaggcacgggttgttgctgaaccaatataaaaactcttgtgtgtttgtttccttcttccctactcttttactttccgctgtgcatttaatttccgcttttactttctgttaagtttctcttctactcctcattctcttaacaatttagtaaaagccttagaagagtaatttttaattagtaaagttttaggaataattaattcaactctcccttcttaattattctgaggccactcgatccaacagttCTAACTGATAGTTGGTATGATACATGCAGGACCCATTTTTATGTGGAATCtgcatatgtgtgtgtgtgtgtgtgtgtgtgtgtgtgtgtgtgtgtgtgtgtgataaaTGTATTGGATTATTATCTTGTGACATGTTAGTTATTATCttgtgaaattgaaatttttttatactaaattatTATCTTGTCTATGGTGCTTCATGTATATATTTATCCCATtgttctctttcattttttgtttgttccCTATTTGTTTGATGCCTATGGCAGAATTAGTTCAAGGCTTCAAGTACTTATCAATTTGTTGTGTTTGTGAAGTTTTTATCTAATGTTTTTGTGAATGATGATTGATGCAAGTGGTGGCTCAGTTGTTTATTGGATAGCTGCTCTATTTTTGGATCGTGTTGACTGCGTTAGAGAAGTTTCTATCCATACACCCCCACTCTGAGGAGAACAGGTAACTATGGATGCTACCTAGGTTGGCTGCTAGTTATAAGTtatatttgtgtttttataATAGATAGAGGCAGATATAAGTCATATTCATAGTTAATATTAGATCAATATGTAGTGGTTAAGAAGATGTTGCTTAAGAGTTGTTAGTTAAAGATGTCTAATCTTCAATGTAATTTGTAGGAACattttggttttgttgtttGCATTGTGATCATGACATTCATTGTTGAAAATTATACTgatcatcatcacaggtacatttttttttcataaagtttTGATGCTCATGTTTGTTACCAATGCTTTTATCACTTGTTGACTGTGATTAATGAGTATTGATTTATATACAAGTTatgttcatgatgagtgaaccttagatttcCATTTGAGATttaatacaatgattcttgcggacaatttgcattaattgttgtattgaatcttgaattgtccatttggaTAATTTGGGAAGAGTCATCTTTTTATTGTACATTCGTGCGTAAACGctaagtttattttcttaaatttgatgaaattttggtagaATGCATTTCTCTTTGTTCTctaagtgcatacttgattttCGTGGAAAGAAACTTAACCTTGACGTATAAATGTGCAATAAAAAgatgtcttcctgaatgggaaagggtcacacctttaatgaaaagGTGAGATTTTCATGAATCAAAGTTGGATGAACACAAGTCGTATGTGCCTTGCATATgaggtgtagaagcaagcttcatggtGATGAACCAAgccattttgatgatgccaaaagtccaagtgattgattcaagattgattcaatactcaagatcaagcatcaagaatccaatccaagattcaagattcaagagaagaaatcaagaagcaacaagtcaagacttcatataggataagtattaaaagaatttttcaaaaaccaaatagcatagtttagttttacaaaagaattttctcaaattttctaagttactagagtgattactctctggtaatcgattaccagttggctgtaatcgattaccagtgaccagtttggttttcaaaatgttttcaaatggtttgcaacgttccaaaatgattttcaaatagtgtaatcgattacactatattagtaattgattacaagtgaatctgaacgttggaattcaaatccaattgtgaagagtcacaacttttcataaaatagattgtgtaatcgattacacctttagtgaacagttttgaagaaaaagttaagagttataactcttaacatggttttctctaaagtcacaactcttccaatggtttctttgaccagacatgaagagtctataaaagcatgactttggcacacgttcaaaatacatatatgatattcttcaaaacaattctttttccacaatctttctctaaccattgcccattgctttttcttagccaaaaagctttctaaactttgtttcaaaactttgttttttctgcaagtggaaattctatagaaaacaaaagtgtgctttcttttcatcccttctccctcttgccaaaagattcaaaggactaaccgcttgagaattcttttgattctcccttccctctcttgacaaaagattcaaaggactaaccgcctgagaattattttgattcttccctttccctttaaacaaaagatttcaaaggactaaccgcctgagatatcttttgtttccccttacaaagattcaagggactaaccgcctaagaattctttgtcttaacaaattggagggtacatcctttgtggtacaagtagagggtacatctacttgggttgtaatactaagaacaagagagggtacatctcttgtggatcagttcaagtggagggtacatccacttggttgttcaaagagaacaagggagggtacatcccttgtggatctttgcttgtaaaggattttacaaggttattgaaaatctcaagaatcggtggttgcttggggactggatgtaggcacgggttgttgccgaaccagtataaatcttgtgtttgttttcttcttccttacactctttaattttcgctgtgtactttttatttccgctttacttttgtctaagttattgtttctattctttactttctca encodes the following:
- the LOC114371682 gene encoding glycine-rich protein 23-like, whose product is MGKWGTLLVLFVLVTVHASASARDVPKAGEEEQTLGVPKATAVPHADSPRSNGVGDKKHFLVGGVGGFAGVGGFIGGAGGIGKFGGVGGIGKFGALGGGMGGGIGKVGGGGVGGGMGKFGGIGGGAGIGGFHGLGGGAGIGGFHGIGGGAGLGGFHGIGGGVGGLGGTGGGVGGLGGGGVGGLGGGNGGMRGVGGGNGGLGGLGGGPGSVGSGGGGGLGGGGGGLGGGSGGLGGPVVPGGAGTLGGAGGLGCGVGGAGVFQHCNNP